A section of the Castanea sativa cultivar Marrone di Chiusa Pesio chromosome 12, ASM4071231v1 genome encodes:
- the LOC142621146 gene encoding putative inositol oxygenase → MIAVESQAVVLENAIPKDASDGFTVPDSNAFGQSFRDYEGSVRLSIVENTYRLNHINQTYDFVKRTREEYAKLNKAEMSIWEAIELLNSFVDESDPDLDEPQIQHLLQSAEAIRKDYPNEDWLHLTALIHDLGKVLFHSKFGSLPQWAVVGDTQPVGCAFDESIVYHKYFKENPDYNNPAYNTKLGIYSEGCGLENVLMSWGHDDYMYMVAKANGTTLPSAALFTIRYHSFYPMHNKGAYQYLMNDEDRENLKWVQTFNKYDLYSKSIVRIDVEKVKPYYESLIKKYFPEKLRW, encoded by the exons ATGATTGCCGTTGAGAGCCAGGCAGTTG TGTTAGAGAATGCAATACCAAAAGATGCATCAGATGGATTTACTGTGCCAGATTCCAATGCCTTTGGCCAATCATTCAG GGATTACGAAGGAAGTGTGAGGCTAAGCATTGTGGAGAATACCTATCGGTTGAATCATATTAACCAAACATATGATTTT GTAAAGAGGACAAGGGAAGAGTATGCAAAATTGAACAAAGCAGAGATGTCCATATGGGAAGCCATTGAACTCCTAAATAGTTTTGTGGATGAAAGTGACCCTGACCTGGATGAACCTCAGATTCAGCATTTGCTGCAGTCGGCTGAAGCCATAAGAAAAGATTATCCTAATGAAGATTGGCTGCACTTGACTGCCCTTATTCATG ATCTTGGAAAGGTTCTTTTCCATTCGAAATTTGGATCGCTTCCCCAGTGGGCTGTTGTAG GAGATACGCAACCTGTTGGTTGTGCTTTTGACGAATCGATTGTTTATCACAAG TATTTCAAGGAAAATCCAGATTACAACAATCCTGCCTACAACACTAAACTTGGAATCTACTCTGAAGGATGTGGACTAGAAAATGTGCTGATGTCATGGGGGCATGACGATTACATGTACATG GTGGCCAAGGCAAATGGAACTACTCTACCTTCAGCGGCATTATTTACTATCCGATATCACTCATTTTACC CAATGCATAATAAAGGAGCATATCAATACTTAATGAATGACGAGGACAGAGAGAATCTGAAGTGGGTTCAAACATTCAA CAAATATGATCTCTACAGTAAGAGCATCGTTCGAATTGACGTTGAAAAAGTTAAACCATACTATGAATCCCTCATAAAAAAG TACTTCCCAGAAAAGCTCAGATGGTAA